One Molothrus ater isolate BHLD 08-10-18 breed brown headed cowbird chromosome 30, BPBGC_Mater_1.1, whole genome shotgun sequence DNA segment encodes these proteins:
- the LOC129046987 gene encoding splicing factor 3A subunit 2-like isoform X5, translated as MNPPCPGASIPTFPGHPSPPAPGCSHLPQGIHPHLPGPSPPAPGHPSPPSRAIHPHLPGPSIPTCPRASIPTCPGLFSPAPGHPSPPSRGIHPHLPRGIHPHLPQGIHPHMPQGIHPHLPRAVLTCPGASIPTCPGASIPTCPRASIPTCPGPSIPTRPGLFSPLRAVPGGIGAAVLARAGGEQPPRSPSVLPCPAPRCPGRSCSRARSPGRSRSPWGQQELPRLPHLHSELCPTRSAAPGAGGKQESCFDLGGGFFVKKHAKKRKGSRSSPGRGRRAWPPQPPPALSLDIYFCICIFLYRKL; from the exons ATGAATCCCCCCTGCCCCGGGGCATCCATCCCCACCTTCCCGGGGCATCCATCCCCACCTGCCCCGGGCTGTTctcacctgccccagggcaTCCATCCCCACCTTCCCGGGCCatccccacctgccccagggcaTCCATCCCCACCTTCCCGGGCCATCCATCCCCACCTTCCCGGGccatccatccccacctgccccagggcaTCCATCCCCACCTGCCCCGGGCTGTTctcacctgccccagggcaTCCATCCCCACCTTCCCGGGGCATCCATCCCCACCTGCCCCGGGGCATCCATCCCCAC ctgccccagggcaTCCATCCCCACATGCCCCAGGGCATCCATCCCCACCTGCCCCGGGCTGTTCTCACCTGCCCCGGGGCATCCATCCCCACCTGCCCCGGGGCATCCatccccacctgccccagggcatccatccccac CTGCCCCGGGCCATCCATCCCCACCCGCCCCGGGCTGTTCTCACCTCTCCGGGCCGTTCCCGGGGGCATTGGAGCTGCTGTCCTCGCCAGGGCAGGTGGAGAGCAgccgccccgcagcccctcagTGCTTCCTTGTCCCGCTCCCCGTTGTCCCGGGAGAAGCTGCAGCCGAGCCAGGAGCCCGGGGAGGAGCCGGAgtccctggggccagcaggagctgccccggCTGCCCCATCTCCATTCCGAGCTTTGTCCCACTCGCTCGGCAGCTCCGGGAGCCGGCGGGAAGCAGGAATCTTGTTTtgatttgggggggggtttttttgtaaaaaaacacgcaaaaaaaaggaaaggcagcagaagctCCCCGGGGAGGGGGCGCAGGGCCtggcccccccagccccccccgGCTCTCTCTCTCGATATctatttttgcatttgtatatttttatataggaAACTTTaa
- the LOC129046987 gene encoding splicing factor 3A subunit 2-like isoform X11, producing MNPPCPGASIPTFPGHPSPPAPGCSHLPQGIHPHLPGPSPPAPGHPSPPSRAIHPHLPRAVLTCPRASIPTFPGHPSPPAPGHPSPPAPGHPSPHAPGHPSPPAPGCSHLPRGIHPHLPRGIHPHLPQGIHPHLPQGIHPHLPRAVLTCPGPSIPTRPGLFSPLRAVPGGIGAAVLARAGGEQPPRSPSVLPCPAPRCPGRSCSRARSPGRSRSPWGQQELPRLPHLHSELCPTRSAAPGAGGKQESCFDLGGGFFVKKHAKKRKGSRSSPGRGRRAWPPQPPPALSLDIYFCICIFLYRKL from the exons ATGAATCCCCCCTGCCCCGGGGCATCCATCCCCACCTTCCCGGGGCATCCATCCCCACCTGCCCCGGGCTGTTctcacctgccccagggcaTCCATCCCCACCTTCCCGGGCCatccccacctgccccagggcaTCCATCCCCACCTTCCCGGGCCATCCATCCCCAC CTGCCCCGGGCTGTTctcacctgccccagggcaTCCATCCCCACCTTCCCGGGGCATCCATCCCCACCTGCCCCGGGGCATCCATCCCCAC ctgccccagggcaTCCATCCCCACATGCCCCAGGGCATCCATCCCCACCTGCCCCGGGCTGTTCTCACCTGCCCCGGGGCATCCATCCCCACCTGCCCCGGGGCATCCatccccacctgccccagggcatccatccccacctgccccagggcaTCCATCCCCACCTGCCCCGGGCTGTTCTCACCTGCCCCGGGCCATCCATCCCCACCCGCCCCGGGCTGTTCTCACCTCTCCGGGCCGTTCCCGGGGGCATTGGAGCTGCTGTCCTCGCCAGGGCAGGTGGAGAGCAgccgccccgcagcccctcagTGCTTCCTTGTCCCGCTCCCCGTTGTCCCGGGAGAAGCTGCAGCCGAGCCAGGAGCCCGGGGAGGAGCCGGAgtccctggggccagcaggagctgccccggCTGCCCCATCTCCATTCCGAGCTTTGTCCCACTCGCTCGGCAGCTCCGGGAGCCGGCGGGAAGCAGGAATCTTGTTTtgatttgggggggggtttttttgtaaaaaaacacgcaaaaaaaaggaaaggcagcagaagctCCCCGGGGAGGGGGCGCAGGGCCtggcccccccagccccccccgGCTCTCTCTCTCGATATctatttttgcatttgtatatttttatataggaAACTTTaa
- the LOC129046987 gene encoding splicing factor 3A subunit 2-like isoform X1: MNPPCPGASIPTFPGHPSPPAPGCSHLPQGIHPHLPGPSPPAPGHPSPPAPGHPSPPAPGCSHLPQGIHPHLPGASIPTCPGASIPTCPGLFSPAPGHPSPPAPGHPSPHAPGHPSPPAPGCSHLPRGIHPHLPRGIHPHLPQGIHPHLPQGIHPHLPRAVLTCPGPSIPTRPGLFSPLRAVPGGIGAAVLARAGGEQPPRSPSVLPCPAPRCPGRSCSRARSPGRSRSPWGQQELPRLPHLHSELCPTRSAAPGAGGKQESCFDLGGGFFVKKHAKKRKGSRSSPGRGRRAWPPQPPPALSLDIYFCICIFLYRKL, from the exons ATGAATCCCCCCTGCCCCGGGGCATCCATCCCCACCTTCCCGGGGCATCCATCCCCACCTGCCCCGGGCTGTTctcacctgccccagggcaTCCATCCCCACCTTCCCGGGCCatccccacctgccccagggcaTCCATCCCCAC ctgccccagggcaTCCATCCCCACCTGCCCCGGGCTGTTctcacctgccccagggcaTCCATCCCCACCTTCCCGGGGCATCCATCCCCACCTGCCCCGGGGCATCCATCCCCACCTGCCCCGGGCTGTTctcacctgccccagggcatccatccccacctgccccagggcaTCCATCCCCACATGCCCCAGGGCATCCATCCCCACCTGCCCCGGGCTGTTCTCACCTGCCCCGGGGCATCCATCCCCACCTGCCCCGGGGCATCCatccccacctgccccagggcatccatccccacctgccccagggcaTCCATCCCCACCTGCCCCGGGCTGTTCTCACCTGCCCCGGGCCATCCATCCCCACCCGCCCCGGGCTGTTCTCACCTCTCCGGGCCGTTCCCGGGGGCATTGGAGCTGCTGTCCTCGCCAGGGCAGGTGGAGAGCAgccgccccgcagcccctcagTGCTTCCTTGTCCCGCTCCCCGTTGTCCCGGGAGAAGCTGCAGCCGAGCCAGGAGCCCGGGGAGGAGCCGGAgtccctggggccagcaggagctgccccggCTGCCCCATCTCCATTCCGAGCTTTGTCCCACTCGCTCGGCAGCTCCGGGAGCCGGCGGGAAGCAGGAATCTTGTTTtgatttgggggggggtttttttgtaaaaaaacacgcaaaaaaaaggaaaggcagcagaagctCCCCGGGGAGGGGGCGCAGGGCCtggcccccccagccccccccgGCTCTCTCTCTCGATATctatttttgcatttgtatatttttatataggaAACTTTaa
- the LOC129046987 gene encoding splicing factor 3A subunit 2-like isoform X9, with translation MNPPCPGASIPTFPGHPSPPAPGCSHLPQGIHPHLPGPSPPAPGHPSPPSRAIHPHLPGPSIPTCPRASIPTCPGLFSPAPGHPSPPAPGCSHLPQGIHPHLPQGIHPHMPQGIHPHLPRAVLTCPGASIPTCPGASIPTCPRASIPTCPGPSIPTRPGLFSPLRAVPGGIGAAVLARAGGEQPPRSPSVLPCPAPRCPGRSCSRARSPGRSRSPWGQQELPRLPHLHSELCPTRSAAPGAGGKQESCFDLGGGFFVKKHAKKRKGSRSSPGRGRRAWPPQPPPALSLDIYFCICIFLYRKL, from the exons ATGAATCCCCCCTGCCCCGGGGCATCCATCCCCACCTTCCCGGGGCATCCATCCCCACCTGCCCCGGGCTGTTctcacctgccccagggcaTCCATCCCCACCTTCCCGGGCCatccccacctgccccagggcaTCCATCCCCACCTTCCCGGGCCATCCATCCCCACCTTCCCGGGccatccatccccacctgccccagggcaTCCATCCCCACCTGCCCCGGGCTGTTctcacctgccccagggcaTCCATCCCCAC CTGCCCCGGGCTGTTctcacctgccccagggcatccatccccacctgccccagggcaTCCATCCCCACATGCCCCAGGGCATCCATCCCCACCTGCCCCGGGCTGTTCTCACCTGCCCCGGGGCATCCATCCCCACCTGCCCCGGGGCATCCatccccacctgccccagggcatccatccccac CTGCCCCGGGCCATCCATCCCCACCCGCCCCGGGCTGTTCTCACCTCTCCGGGCCGTTCCCGGGGGCATTGGAGCTGCTGTCCTCGCCAGGGCAGGTGGAGAGCAgccgccccgcagcccctcagTGCTTCCTTGTCCCGCTCCCCGTTGTCCCGGGAGAAGCTGCAGCCGAGCCAGGAGCCCGGGGAGGAGCCGGAgtccctggggccagcaggagctgccccggCTGCCCCATCTCCATTCCGAGCTTTGTCCCACTCGCTCGGCAGCTCCGGGAGCCGGCGGGAAGCAGGAATCTTGTTTtgatttgggggggggtttttttgtaaaaaaacacgcaaaaaaaaggaaaggcagcagaagctCCCCGGGGAGGGGGCGCAGGGCCtggcccccccagccccccccgGCTCTCTCTCTCGATATctatttttgcatttgtatatttttatataggaAACTTTaa
- the LOC129046987 gene encoding splicing factor 3A subunit 2-like isoform X6, whose protein sequence is MNPPCPGASIPTFPGHPSPPAPGCSHLPQGIHPHLPGPSPPAPGHPSPPSRAIHPHLPGPSIPTCPRASIPTCPGLFSPAPGHPSPPSRGIHPHLPQGIHPHLPQGIHPHMPQGIHPHLPRAVLTCPGASIPTCPGASIPTCPRASIPTCPGPSIPTRPGLFSPLRAVPGGIGAAVLARAGGEQPPRSPSVLPCPAPRCPGRSCSRARSPGRSRSPWGQQELPRLPHLHSELCPTRSAAPGAGGKQESCFDLGGGFFVKKHAKKRKGSRSSPGRGRRAWPPQPPPALSLDIYFCICIFLYRKL, encoded by the exons ATGAATCCCCCCTGCCCCGGGGCATCCATCCCCACCTTCCCGGGGCATCCATCCCCACCTGCCCCGGGCTGTTctcacctgccccagggcaTCCATCCCCACCTTCCCGGGCCatccccacctgccccagggcaTCCATCCCCACCTTCCCGGGCCATCCATCCCCACCTTCCCGGGccatccatccccacctgccccagggcaTCCATCCCCACCTGCCCCGGGCTGTTctcacctgccccagggcaTCCATCCCCACCTTCCCGGGGCATCCATCCCCAC ctgccccagggcatccatccccacctgccccagggcaTCCATCCCCACATGCCCCAGGGCATCCATCCCCACCTGCCCCGGGCTGTTCTCACCTGCCCCGGGGCATCCATCCCCACCTGCCCCGGGGCATCCatccccacctgccccagggcatccatccccac CTGCCCCGGGCCATCCATCCCCACCCGCCCCGGGCTGTTCTCACCTCTCCGGGCCGTTCCCGGGGGCATTGGAGCTGCTGTCCTCGCCAGGGCAGGTGGAGAGCAgccgccccgcagcccctcagTGCTTCCTTGTCCCGCTCCCCGTTGTCCCGGGAGAAGCTGCAGCCGAGCCAGGAGCCCGGGGAGGAGCCGGAgtccctggggccagcaggagctgccccggCTGCCCCATCTCCATTCCGAGCTTTGTCCCACTCGCTCGGCAGCTCCGGGAGCCGGCGGGAAGCAGGAATCTTGTTTtgatttgggggggggtttttttgtaaaaaaacacgcaaaaaaaaggaaaggcagcagaagctCCCCGGGGAGGGGGCGCAGGGCCtggcccccccagccccccccgGCTCTCTCTCTCGATATctatttttgcatttgtatatttttatataggaAACTTTaa
- the LOC129046987 gene encoding splicing factor 3A subunit 2-like isoform X10: MNPPCPGASIPTFPGHPSPPAPGCSHLPQGIHPHLPGPSPPAPGHPSPPSRAIHPHLPRAVLTCPRASIPTFPGHPSPPAPGHPSPPAPGHPSPHAPGHPSPPAPGCSHLPRGIHPHLPRGIHPHLPQGIHPHLPQGIHPHLPRAVLTCPGPSIPTRPGLFSPLRAVPGGIGAAVLARAGGEQPPRSPSVLPCPAPRCPGRSCSRARSPGRSRSPWGQQELPRLPHLHSELCPTRSAAPGAGGKQESCFDLGGGFFVKKHAKKRKGSRSSPGRGRRAWPPQPPPALSLDIYFCICIFLYRKL; this comes from the exons ATGAATCCCCCCTGCCCCGGGGCATCCATCCCCACCTTCCCGGGGCATCCATCCCCACCTGCCCCGGGCTGTTctcacctgccccagggcaTCCATCCCCACCTTCCCGGGCCatccccacctgccccagggcaTCCATCCCCACCTTCCCGGGCCATCCATCCCCAC CTGCCCCGGGCTGTTctcacctgccccagggcaTCCATCCCCACCTTCCCGGGGCATCCATCCCCAC ctgccccagggcatccatccccacctgccccagggcaTCCATCCCCACATGCCCCAGGGCATCCATCCCCACCTGCCCCGGGCTGTTCTCACCTGCCCCGGGGCATCCATCCCCACCTGCCCCGGGGCATCCatccccacctgccccagggcatccatccccacctgccccagggcaTCCATCCCCACCTGCCCCGGGCTGTTCTCACCTGCCCCGGGCCATCCATCCCCACCCGCCCCGGGCTGTTCTCACCTCTCCGGGCCGTTCCCGGGGGCATTGGAGCTGCTGTCCTCGCCAGGGCAGGTGGAGAGCAgccgccccgcagcccctcagTGCTTCCTTGTCCCGCTCCCCGTTGTCCCGGGAGAAGCTGCAGCCGAGCCAGGAGCCCGGGGAGGAGCCGGAgtccctggggccagcaggagctgccccggCTGCCCCATCTCCATTCCGAGCTTTGTCCCACTCGCTCGGCAGCTCCGGGAGCCGGCGGGAAGCAGGAATCTTGTTTtgatttgggggggggtttttttgtaaaaaaacacgcaaaaaaaaggaaaggcagcagaagctCCCCGGGGAGGGGGCGCAGGGCCtggcccccccagccccccccgGCTCTCTCTCTCGATATctatttttgcatttgtatatttttatataggaAACTTTaa
- the LOC129046987 gene encoding splicing factor 3A subunit 2-like isoform X2, with protein MNPPCPGASIPTFPGHPSPPAPGCSHLPQGIHPHLPGPSPPAPGHPSPPSRAIHPHLPGPSIPTCPRASIPTCPGLFSPAPGHPSPPAPGHPSPPAPGHPSPHAPGHPSPPAPGCSHLPRGIHPHLPRGIHPHLPQGIHPHLPQGIHPHLPRAVLTCPGPSIPTRPGLFSPLRAVPGGIGAAVLARAGGEQPPRSPSVLPCPAPRCPGRSCSRARSPGRSRSPWGQQELPRLPHLHSELCPTRSAAPGAGGKQESCFDLGGGFFVKKHAKKRKGSRSSPGRGRRAWPPQPPPALSLDIYFCICIFLYRKL; from the exons ATGAATCCCCCCTGCCCCGGGGCATCCATCCCCACCTTCCCGGGGCATCCATCCCCACCTGCCCCGGGCTGTTctcacctgccccagggcaTCCATCCCCACCTTCCCGGGCCatccccacctgccccagggcaTCCATCCCCACCTTCCCGGGCCATCCATCCCCACCTTCCCGGGccatccatccccacctgccccagggcaTCCATCCCCACCTGCCCCGGGCTGTTctcacctgccccagggcaTCCATCCCCAC ctgccccagggcatccatccccacctgccccagggcaTCCATCCCCACATGCCCCAGGGCATCCATCCCCACCTGCCCCGGGCTGTTCTCACCTGCCCCGGGGCATCCATCCCCACCTGCCCCGGGGCATCCatccccacctgccccagggcatccatccccacctgccccagggcaTCCATCCCCACCTGCCCCGGGCTGTTCTCACCTGCCCCGGGCCATCCATCCCCACCCGCCCCGGGCTGTTCTCACCTCTCCGGGCCGTTCCCGGGGGCATTGGAGCTGCTGTCCTCGCCAGGGCAGGTGGAGAGCAgccgccccgcagcccctcagTGCTTCCTTGTCCCGCTCCCCGTTGTCCCGGGAGAAGCTGCAGCCGAGCCAGGAGCCCGGGGAGGAGCCGGAgtccctggggccagcaggagctgccccggCTGCCCCATCTCCATTCCGAGCTTTGTCCCACTCGCTCGGCAGCTCCGGGAGCCGGCGGGAAGCAGGAATCTTGTTTtgatttgggggggggtttttttgtaaaaaaacacgcaaaaaaaaggaaaggcagcagaagctCCCCGGGGAGGGGGCGCAGGGCCtggcccccccagccccccccgGCTCTCTCTCTCGATATctatttttgcatttgtatatttttatataggaAACTTTaa
- the LOC129046987 gene encoding splicing factor 3A subunit 2-like isoform X7: MNPPCPGASIPTFPGHPSPPAPGCSHLPQGIHPHLPGPSPPAPGHPSPPSRAIHPHLPGPSIPTCPRASIPTFPGHPSPPAPGHPSPPAPGCSHLPQGIHPHLPQGIHPHMPQGIHPHLPRAVLTCPGASIPTCPGASIPTCPRASIPTCPGPSIPTRPGLFSPLRAVPGGIGAAVLARAGGEQPPRSPSVLPCPAPRCPGRSCSRARSPGRSRSPWGQQELPRLPHLHSELCPTRSAAPGAGGKQESCFDLGGGFFVKKHAKKRKGSRSSPGRGRRAWPPQPPPALSLDIYFCICIFLYRKL; encoded by the exons ATGAATCCCCCCTGCCCCGGGGCATCCATCCCCACCTTCCCGGGGCATCCATCCCCACCTGCCCCGGGCTGTTctcacctgccccagggcaTCCATCCCCACCTTCCCGGGCCatccccacctgccccagggcaTCCATCCCCACCTTCCCGGGCCATCCATCCCCACCTTCCCGGGccatccatccccacctgccccagggcaTCCATCCCCAC CTTCCCGGGGCATCCATCCCCACCTGCCCCGGGGCATCCATCCCCACCTGCCCCGGGCTGTTctcacctgccccagggcatccatccccacctgccccagggcaTCCATCCCCACATGCCCCAGGGCATCCATCCCCACCTGCCCCGGGCTGTTCTCACCTGCCCCGGGGCATCCATCCCCACCTGCCCCGGGGCATCCatccccacctgccccagggcatccatccccac CTGCCCCGGGCCATCCATCCCCACCCGCCCCGGGCTGTTCTCACCTCTCCGGGCCGTTCCCGGGGGCATTGGAGCTGCTGTCCTCGCCAGGGCAGGTGGAGAGCAgccgccccgcagcccctcagTGCTTCCTTGTCCCGCTCCCCGTTGTCCCGGGAGAAGCTGCAGCCGAGCCAGGAGCCCGGGGAGGAGCCGGAgtccctggggccagcaggagctgccccggCTGCCCCATCTCCATTCCGAGCTTTGTCCCACTCGCTCGGCAGCTCCGGGAGCCGGCGGGAAGCAGGAATCTTGTTTtgatttgggggggggtttttttgtaaaaaaacacgcaaaaaaaaggaaaggcagcagaagctCCCCGGGGAGGGGGCGCAGGGCCtggcccccccagccccccccgGCTCTCTCTCTCGATATctatttttgcatttgtatatttttatataggaAACTTTaa
- the LOC129046987 gene encoding splicing factor 3A subunit 2-like isoform X8, whose translation MNPPCPGASIPTFPGHPSPPAPGCSHLPQGIHPHLPGPSPPAPGHPSPPSRAIHPHLPRAVLTCPRASIPTFPGHPSPPAPGHPSPPAPGCSHLPQGIHPHLPQGIHPHMPQGIHPHLPRAVLTCPGASIPTCPGASIPTCPRASIPTCPGPSIPTRPGLFSPLRAVPGGIGAAVLARAGGEQPPRSPSVLPCPAPRCPGRSCSRARSPGRSRSPWGQQELPRLPHLHSELCPTRSAAPGAGGKQESCFDLGGGFFVKKHAKKRKGSRSSPGRGRRAWPPQPPPALSLDIYFCICIFLYRKL comes from the exons ATGAATCCCCCCTGCCCCGGGGCATCCATCCCCACCTTCCCGGGGCATCCATCCCCACCTGCCCCGGGCTGTTctcacctgccccagggcaTCCATCCCCACCTTCCCGGGCCatccccacctgccccagggcaTCCATCCCCACCTTCCCGGGCCATCCATCCCCAC CTGCCCCGGGCTGTTctcacctgccccagggcaTCCATCCCCACCTTCCCGGGGCATCCATCCCCACCTGCCCCGGGGCATCCATCCCCACCTGCCCCGGGCTGTTctcacctgccccagggcatccatccccacctgccccagggcaTCCATCCCCACATGCCCCAGGGCATCCATCCCCACCTGCCCCGGGCTGTTCTCACCTGCCCCGGGGCATCCATCCCCACCTGCCCCGGGGCATCCatccccacctgccccagggcatccatccccac CTGCCCCGGGCCATCCATCCCCACCCGCCCCGGGCTGTTCTCACCTCTCCGGGCCGTTCCCGGGGGCATTGGAGCTGCTGTCCTCGCCAGGGCAGGTGGAGAGCAgccgccccgcagcccctcagTGCTTCCTTGTCCCGCTCCCCGTTGTCCCGGGAGAAGCTGCAGCCGAGCCAGGAGCCCGGGGAGGAGCCGGAgtccctggggccagcaggagctgccccggCTGCCCCATCTCCATTCCGAGCTTTGTCCCACTCGCTCGGCAGCTCCGGGAGCCGGCGGGAAGCAGGAATCTTGTTTtgatttgggggggggtttttttgtaaaaaaacacgcaaaaaaaaggaaaggcagcagaagctCCCCGGGGAGGGGGCGCAGGGCCtggcccccccagccccccccgGCTCTCTCTCTCGATATctatttttgcatttgtatatttttatataggaAACTTTaa
- the LOC129046987 gene encoding splicing factor 3A subunit 2-like isoform X12: MNPPCPGASIPTFPGHPSPPAPGCSHLPQGIHPHLPGPSPPAPGHPSPPAPGHPSPPAPGCSHLPQGIHPHLPGASIPTCPGASIPTCPGLFSPAPGHPSPPAPGCSHLPRGIHPHLPRGIHPHLPQGIHPHLPQGIHPHLPRAVLTCPGPSIPTRPGLFSPLRAVPGGIGAAVLARAGGEQPPRSPSVLPCPAPRCPGRSCSRARSPGRSRSPWGQQELPRLPHLHSELCPTRSAAPGAGGKQESCFDLGGGFFVKKHAKKRKGSRSSPGRGRRAWPPQPPPALSLDIYFCICIFLYRKL, from the exons ATGAATCCCCCCTGCCCCGGGGCATCCATCCCCACCTTCCCGGGGCATCCATCCCCACCTGCCCCGGGCTGTTctcacctgccccagggcaTCCATCCCCACCTTCCCGGGCCatccccacctgccccagggcaTCCATCCCCAC ctgccccagggcaTCCATCCCCACCTGCCCCGGGCTGTTctcacctgccccagggcaTCCATCCCCACCTTCCCGGGGCATCCATCCCCACCTGCCCCGGGGCATCCATCCCCACCTGCCCCGGGCTGTTctcacctgccccagggcatccatccccac CTGCCCCGGGCTGTTCTCACCTGCCCCGGGGCATCCATCCCCACCTGCCCCGGGGCATCCatccccacctgccccagggcatccatccccacctgccccagggcaTCCATCCCCACCTGCCCCGGGCTGTTCTCACCTGCCCCGGGCCATCCATCCCCACCCGCCCCGGGCTGTTCTCACCTCTCCGGGCCGTTCCCGGGGGCATTGGAGCTGCTGTCCTCGCCAGGGCAGGTGGAGAGCAgccgccccgcagcccctcagTGCTTCCTTGTCCCGCTCCCCGTTGTCCCGGGAGAAGCTGCAGCCGAGCCAGGAGCCCGGGGAGGAGCCGGAgtccctggggccagcaggagctgccccggCTGCCCCATCTCCATTCCGAGCTTTGTCCCACTCGCTCGGCAGCTCCGGGAGCCGGCGGGAAGCAGGAATCTTGTTTtgatttgggggggggtttttttgtaaaaaaacacgcaaaaaaaaggaaaggcagcagaagctCCCCGGGGAGGGGGCGCAGGGCCtggcccccccagccccccccgGCTCTCTCTCTCGATATctatttttgcatttgtatatttttatataggaAACTTTaa
- the LOC129046987 gene encoding splicing factor 3A subunit 2-like isoform X4 — translation MNPPCPGASIPTFPGHPSPPAPGCSHLPQGIHPHLPGPSPPAPGHPSPPAPGCSHLPQGIHPHLPGASIPTCPGASIPTCPGLFSPAPGHPSPPAPGHPSPHAPGHPSPPAPGCSHLPRGIHPHLPRGIHPHLPQGIHPHLPQGIHPHLPRAVLTCPGPSIPTRPGLFSPLRAVPGGIGAAVLARAGGEQPPRSPSVLPCPAPRCPGRSCSRARSPGRSRSPWGQQELPRLPHLHSELCPTRSAAPGAGGKQESCFDLGGGFFVKKHAKKRKGSRSSPGRGRRAWPPQPPPALSLDIYFCICIFLYRKL, via the exons ATGAATCCCCCCTGCCCCGGGGCATCCATCCCCACCTTCCCGGGGCATCCATCCCCACCTGCCCCGGGCTGTTctcacctgccccagggcaTCCATCCCCACCTTCCCGGGCCatccccacctgccccagggcaTCCATCCCCAC CTGCCCCGGGCTGTTctcacctgccccagggcaTCCATCCCCACCTTCCCGGGGCATCCATCCCCACCTGCCCCGGGGCATCCATCCCCACCTGCCCCGGGCTGTTctcacctgccccagggcatccatccccacctgccccagggcaTCCATCCCCACATGCCCCAGGGCATCCATCCCCACCTGCCCCGGGCTGTTCTCACCTGCCCCGGGGCATCCATCCCCACCTGCCCCGGGGCATCCatccccacctgccccagggcatccatccccacctgccccagggcaTCCATCCCCACCTGCCCCGGGCTGTTCTCACCTGCCCCGGGCCATCCATCCCCACCCGCCCCGGGCTGTTCTCACCTCTCCGGGCCGTTCCCGGGGGCATTGGAGCTGCTGTCCTCGCCAGGGCAGGTGGAGAGCAgccgccccgcagcccctcagTGCTTCCTTGTCCCGCTCCCCGTTGTCCCGGGAGAAGCTGCAGCCGAGCCAGGAGCCCGGGGAGGAGCCGGAgtccctggggccagcaggagctgccccggCTGCCCCATCTCCATTCCGAGCTTTGTCCCACTCGCTCGGCAGCTCCGGGAGCCGGCGGGAAGCAGGAATCTTGTTTtgatttgggggggggtttttttgtaaaaaaacacgcaaaaaaaaggaaaggcagcagaagctCCCCGGGGAGGGGGCGCAGGGCCtggcccccccagccccccccgGCTCTCTCTCTCGATATctatttttgcatttgtatatttttatataggaAACTTTaa